In Sebaldella termitidis ATCC 33386, one DNA window encodes the following:
- a CDS encoding AraC family transcriptional regulator has protein sequence MDNTKRVNMVLDYIEQQLCHELDEEAVSRIACCSFQQFLRIFSYMTGISLHEYIRRRKLSAAAEELVKNRRNILDTAVSYGYDTHSGFSRAFKMHHNATPTEIIEGIKEPQLFERLFFLSPSSAENKTYRIEKGDLKMAKLTNIGFKSFGPYRLIGRAVDTKLMSNDIAMLWGKFFADGSFHSLLDLCRNKENLTELPDGVAGIMHNFGEGGSIRYLAGIIFSSAAEVPEGFDSFELPAGIIAESQITGEEYEIYSQGHELTVSAIESSGYIIDRENFYQCEAYTDERFSNPKKDGETILTLDYYIPVLEKKK, from the coding sequence TTGGATAATACAAAAAGGGTAAATATGGTTCTTGATTATATTGAACAGCAGCTTTGTCATGAACTGGACGAGGAAGCTGTATCAAGGATAGCATGCTGTTCTTTTCAGCAGTTTTTACGTATATTTTCATATATGACCGGAATATCACTGCATGAATATATACGCAGACGAAAGCTGTCAGCTGCAGCAGAGGAGCTTGTCAAAAACCGGCGGAATATTCTGGATACAGCTGTCAGCTATGGGTATGATACGCATTCAGGATTTTCACGGGCATTTAAAATGCACCATAATGCGACTCCCACGGAAATAATTGAAGGAATCAAAGAACCGCAGTTATTTGAACGTTTGTTTTTTCTGAGTCCGTCTTCTGCTGAAAATAAAACATACAGGATAGAAAAAGGAGATTTGAAAATGGCAAAGCTTACAAATATTGGATTTAAATCATTTGGTCCGTACAGATTAATAGGACGTGCCGTGGATACAAAGCTGATGAGCAATGATATTGCCATGCTGTGGGGGAAATTTTTTGCAGACGGGAGTTTTCATTCTCTGCTGGATTTATGCAGAAATAAGGAGAATCTTACCGAATTGCCGGATGGTGTAGCAGGAATTATGCATAATTTCGGAGAGGGCGGCAGTATAAGATATCTGGCAGGGATAATATTTTCGTCAGCAGCGGAAGTTCCGGAAGGATTTGACAGCTTTGAGCTTCCGGCGGGAATAATTGCCGAGTCACAGATAACAGGCGAAGAATATGAAATATATTCACAGGGACACGAGCTTACTGTATCAGCAATAGAAAGCAGCGGGTATATCATTGACCGGGAAAATTTTTATCAGTGTGAAGCATATACTGACGAACGTTTTTCGAATCCGAAGAAAGACGGAGAAACTATTCTGACCTTAGATTACTATATTCCTGTTTTGGAAAAGAAGAAATAA
- a CDS encoding RidA family protein: MSNNNAVLARNTEKAPINSLYSQTVAFSHYNNLSAQLPVDPKSGKLVAGGIKEQAEQCFKNIEAIVDSIDHVMNDIVRITVFVKNIKDVDAVNEVYKTFFSSYLPTQTIVAVDALPMNALVQIEALVSNGEGTIPGAPQAGDLIKLTNNTENAPMSSLSTQTVAFSHYNNISAQLPIDPKTGRLVIGGITEQARQCLKNIKAILESIDVPFDDIVKITVFLKDFSDLEAVNEVYSTFFPDSSIARAVAYVPARTVVAVSDLPMGALVQIEAVVSHGDGTPPQAIEDRHGLIIEANNTENAPKCSLSTQTVAFSHYNNISAQLPVDPKTNEIVAGGIKEQTEQCLKNIKAIVESVDHVLEDTVKINIFLKNIEDIEAVNEIYAKFYPNGTPARRIVGVSALQKNALIQIDAILGNAEGTPPIK; the protein is encoded by the coding sequence ATGAGTAATAATAACGCAGTATTAGCAAGAAACACGGAAAAAGCACCAATAAATTCTCTATATTCACAAACAGTTGCTTTTTCTCACTATAACAACCTTTCAGCCCAACTACCTGTTGACCCGAAATCTGGTAAATTAGTAGCAGGCGGAATCAAAGAGCAGGCAGAACAATGCTTTAAAAATATCGAGGCAATTGTTGACAGCATTGACCATGTTATGAATGATATTGTTAGAATCACTGTATTTGTTAAAAATATCAAGGATGTTGACGCTGTAAACGAGGTTTATAAAACATTTTTTTCAAGCTATCTGCCTACACAGACAATAGTAGCGGTTGATGCCTTACCTATGAATGCTTTAGTGCAGATTGAAGCACTTGTTTCAAACGGTGAAGGTACAATTCCGGGTGCACCGCAGGCAGGAGACCTTATAAAACTTACAAATAACACAGAAAATGCACCAATGAGTTCTCTCTCTACACAAACAGTTGCTTTTTCTCATTATAATAATATTTCAGCTCAGCTGCCTATTGATCCAAAAACTGGCAGACTGGTAATTGGAGGCATTACCGAGCAGGCGAGACAGTGTTTAAAGAATATTAAGGCAATTTTAGAAAGTATCGATGTTCCTTTTGATGATATCGTAAAAATTACAGTATTCCTTAAAGATTTTTCAGACCTTGAAGCTGTAAATGAAGTTTATTCTACTTTCTTTCCGGATTCATCAATTGCCAGAGCTGTAGCTTATGTACCTGCAAGAACAGTAGTCGCAGTTTCGGATCTGCCTATGGGAGCTTTAGTACAAATCGAAGCAGTGGTATCACACGGAGACGGTACGCCTCCACAGGCTATTGAAGACAGACACGGACTCATTATAGAGGCAAATAATACAGAAAATGCGCCAAAATGTTCTTTATCTACACAAACAGTTGCTTTTTCTCATTATAACAATATCTCAGCTCAGCTGCCTGTTGATCCCAAAACTAATGAAATAGTAGCAGGCGGAATCAAAGAGCAGACAGAGCAGTGTTTAAAAAATATCAAGGCAATTGTAGAAAGTGTCGATCATGTTCTGGAAGATACAGTAAAAATAAATATATTCCTTAAAAACATTGAGGATATAGAAGCTGTAAATGAAATTTATGCAAAATTCTATCCAAACGGTACTCCTGCAAGAAGAATAGTCGGTGTATCAGCTTTACAAAAAAATGCTTTAATTCAAATTGATGCAATTTTAGGAAACGCAGAAGGAACACCGCCAATAAAGTAG
- the rpsB gene encoding 30S ribosomal protein S2: protein MAVVSMKQLLEVGAHFGHQAKRWNPKMKPYIFTERNGIHILDLHQTLDSTEKAYNFIRDITSQGGKVLFVGTKKQAQEAIREEAVRAGGFYVNNRWLGGLLTNLNTIKTRVQRLKDLEEMDQNGMLDESYTKKEAGLLRKEMAKLSKNLGGIKEMNKVPAALFVVDIKKEFLALEEAKKLGIPVVALIDTNVDPDLVTYKIPANDDAIRSVKLFSEIMANAIIEGNNGQEAAEANAAASGDMPVNEDEIAVETMAEGIKEATE, encoded by the coding sequence ATGGCAGTAGTTTCAATGAAACAATTATTAGAAGTAGGAGCTCACTTCGGGCACCAGGCAAAGAGATGGAACCCAAAAATGAAACCTTATATCTTTACAGAAAGAAACGGTATCCATATTCTGGATTTACACCAGACTTTAGATTCTACAGAAAAAGCTTATAACTTTATAAGAGACATTACATCACAAGGTGGAAAAGTACTTTTCGTAGGAACTAAAAAACAGGCACAGGAAGCTATAAGAGAAGAAGCTGTAAGAGCCGGAGGATTTTATGTAAATAACAGATGGCTTGGTGGACTGTTAACTAACCTTAACACTATCAAAACAAGAGTACAAAGACTAAAAGATCTTGAAGAGATGGATCAGAACGGTATGCTTGACGAATCATACACTAAAAAAGAAGCAGGACTTTTAAGAAAAGAAATGGCAAAATTATCTAAAAACTTAGGTGGAATAAAGGAAATGAACAAAGTTCCTGCAGCACTTTTCGTTGTTGATATCAAAAAAGAATTTCTTGCCCTTGAAGAAGCTAAAAAGCTTGGAATTCCTGTAGTAGCATTAATCGATACAAATGTGGATCCTGATCTTGTAACATATAAAATACCTGCAAATGACGATGCTATCAGATCTGTAAAATTATTCTCAGAAATTATGGCTAATGCTATAATAGAAGGAAATAACGGACAGGAAGCAGCAGAAGCTAACGCTGCAGCATCTGGAGATATGCCGGTTAATGAAGATGAAATCGCTGTAGAAACTATGGCTGAAGGTATTAAAGAAGCGACTGAATAA
- a CDS encoding sensor histidine kinase codes for MFFILRELCKKYTDLDDSDIAELEDYAKKLSVFAEFTDTDLFIDCLIPNSDYAVVVYQQRPVDSPTLFKNSVLGVIVGRETEPAVIRTLKTGITSKKLKAFTQDKKSVYETVAPIPNSTGKIIGVLVSEHDVTKQVNKNKQIKLLEQTQKKLRDNLEYLKNNPEILTEHINQSVIIFDHNGQVVYANPEARTLYKNLGYIENIQKIHMKNLILNKNHYCQLNEDRNGFENEISIGDFTLKIRYVCLNIAGNNCTVMIITDISEMRNKEKELILKSVAVKEIHHRVKNNLQTIASILSMQARRIDDSNMKKILNENVSYIDSIAAVHEILAEQGFEDIDIKQLIQKLSSAILNYSSSDTRNIKIATTGDTVLVNADTASSVMLVINELLSNSLEHGFRTKKSGNINIRISNEEVFAIFTITDDGDGFQQKTNFESLGLNIVKAIVKDKLNGKIRIHSSKSGTVTEFSIKIK; via the coding sequence GTGTTTTTTATTCTGAGGGAATTATGTAAAAAATATACAGACCTTGATGACAGTGATATTGCCGAGCTTGAAGATTACGCTAAAAAGCTCTCTGTCTTTGCAGAATTCACAGATACCGATCTTTTTATAGACTGCCTTATCCCTAACAGTGATTATGCTGTTGTTGTTTACCAGCAAAGACCTGTTGACAGTCCTACATTGTTTAAAAATTCAGTATTGGGAGTTATTGTAGGCAGGGAAACCGAACCGGCTGTTATCAGAACTTTAAAAACAGGAATTACTTCAAAAAAGCTGAAAGCCTTTACACAGGACAAAAAATCCGTTTATGAAACTGTTGCTCCTATTCCTAATTCCACAGGAAAAATTATTGGTGTGCTTGTAAGCGAGCATGATGTTACCAAGCAGGTAAATAAGAATAAGCAGATAAAGCTTCTGGAGCAGACTCAGAAAAAACTCCGTGATAATCTGGAATATCTGAAAAATAACCCTGAAATACTGACAGAGCATATTAATCAGTCTGTAATTATTTTTGATCATAACGGACAGGTTGTGTACGCTAATCCCGAGGCAAGAACACTGTATAAAAATCTTGGTTATATTGAAAATATTCAAAAAATTCATATGAAAAATCTTATTCTTAATAAAAACCACTATTGTCAGCTGAACGAAGACAGAAACGGCTTTGAGAACGAAATATCAATCGGTGATTTTACCTTAAAAATAAGATATGTATGCCTTAATATTGCCGGAAATAACTGTACTGTAATGATCATTACCGATATTTCAGAAATGAGAAACAAAGAAAAAGAGCTTATTCTGAAGTCAGTGGCAGTAAAAGAAATCCACCACCGTGTAAAAAATAATCTTCAGACCATAGCCAGTATACTTTCCATGCAGGCACGCCGGATCGACGATTCTAATATGAAAAAGATCCTGAACGAAAATGTTTCGTATATTGACAGTATTGCAGCTGTTCATGAGATACTTGCAGAACAGGGATTCGAGGATATTGATATAAAACAGCTTATACAGAAGCTAAGCTCTGCTATACTGAATTACTCTTCCTCAGACACCAGAAATATAAAAATTGCCACAACCGGTGATACTGTTCTGGTAAATGCCGATACCGCATCAAGTGTTATGCTTGTAATAAATGAACTGCTCAGCAATTCACTGGAGCACGGCTTCCGCACCAAAAAGTCAGGTAATATCAATATTAGAATTTCCAATGAAGAAGTTTTTGCAATATTTACAATTACCGATGACGGAGACGGTTTTCAACAAAAGACTAATTTTGAATCACTTGGACTGAATATAGTAAAAGCCATTGTAAAAGATAAACTTAACGGAAAAATCCGGATTCATTCCAGTAAATCCGGAACTGTCACAGAATTCAGCATTAAAATTAAATAG
- a CDS encoding YkvI family membrane protein — MNELFRWSKVFTFAGAIVAYLIGSGFASGQEAMQFFTAYGPAGCFGAVIITLLLYIWFSSVIMEDGRRLQLDSANKIFTYYCGRYLGKFFEIFTPIFLFLVFSVMIAGAGATLNEYYGLNPQTGRIIMAVLALGTVILGLDGLVSIVSKIGPAIIIFAVIVGIGNIVMNPSGLAKANETMASIKVTKAASNWLISGIIFPAMGCIMLAPFLAQLGKEAGSKKEAKTGGFIGGFAFAAAVMVMAYGLMASIGDLYNKDVPSLFIADKMFPAIGILFSVILFAGIYTTAVPMLWLSCNRLVSDEKDKKFKILALILTIIAFIGGQFSFSALVNSLYPISGYFGIILMLCILKTQLKKKEVPSVEIKKVS; from the coding sequence ATGAATGAGTTATTCCGCTGGAGTAAAGTTTTCACCTTTGCCGGGGCAATTGTAGCATATCTGATTGGTTCCGGCTTTGCATCCGGTCAGGAAGCCATGCAGTTTTTTACTGCCTATGGTCCTGCCGGCTGTTTTGGTGCTGTTATAATTACACTGCTTTTATATATCTGGTTCAGCTCGGTTATTATGGAAGACGGGCGAAGACTGCAGCTTGATTCTGCAAATAAAATTTTTACCTATTACTGCGGCAGATATCTTGGTAAATTTTTTGAAATTTTTACTCCGATTTTTCTGTTTCTGGTATTCTCTGTTATGATCGCCGGTGCCGGTGCTACACTCAATGAATACTATGGTTTGAATCCGCAGACAGGAAGAATTATTATGGCTGTTCTGGCTCTTGGCACAGTCATTTTAGGTCTGGACGGACTGGTCAGCATCGTATCAAAAATCGGTCCTGCTATTATTATTTTTGCTGTTATTGTAGGAATAGGAAATATTGTAATGAATCCGTCAGGTCTTGCCAAAGCTAATGAAACAATGGCTTCTATAAAGGTAACCAAAGCTGCTTCAAACTGGCTGATTTCCGGAATAATATTTCCTGCCATGGGATGTATTATGCTGGCTCCATTTCTGGCTCAGCTGGGAAAAGAAGCCGGAAGCAAAAAAGAAGCAAAAACCGGCGGTTTTATAGGGGGATTTGCATTTGCCGCGGCTGTTATGGTTATGGCCTACGGACTTATGGCAAGTATAGGGGATTTATATAATAAAGATGTACCTTCACTTTTTATTGCTGATAAGATGTTTCCGGCAATAGGCATCCTATTTTCTGTTATTTTATTCGCCGGAATTTATACTACAGCTGTTCCTATGCTCTGGCTCAGCTGTAACAGGCTTGTTTCCGATGAGAAAGACAAAAAATTCAAAATTCTTGCATTAATTTTAACTATTATAGCATTTATCGGCGGACAATTTTCTTTCTCAGCCCTGGTAAATTCTCTTTATCCGATTTCCGGCTACTTCGGTATTATTTTAATGCTTTGTATCCTCAAAACACAGCTAAAGAAAAAGGAAGTCCCGTCAGTCGAGATCAAAAAAGTATCTTAA
- a CDS encoding GAF and ANTAR domain-containing protein — protein sequence MGKNRIVIVDDEPVIRMDFREILTLNGYFVAGEAADGFDAVELCRREKPDLVIMDIKMSVFDGLSAAEVILSEGLSDCVILVSAYNDKEFFKKAKHAGVMNYLIKPVREKVLIPAVEMALAKSLEIRSMKNKMTKMEEDTKNAKIIERAKYLLASSSDISEKEAYEKLRKLSMDKRCSMAKIAESILSQDSAKAFTEKAKVYLMKKYELSEQAAYLRIKRLSSEKKLSLSEAAAEILNNAGK from the coding sequence ATGGGGAAAAACCGCATAGTTATAGTTGATGATGAGCCTGTAATCCGCATGGATTTCAGAGAAATACTCACATTAAACGGCTACTTCGTTGCCGGGGAAGCAGCCGACGGCTTTGATGCAGTGGAATTATGCAGGCGTGAAAAGCCTGATCTTGTTATCATGGATATAAAGATGTCTGTATTCGACGGTCTCAGTGCTGCTGAAGTTATTCTTTCCGAGGGACTTTCAGACTGTGTTATTCTTGTTTCTGCTTATAATGACAAGGAATTTTTCAAAAAGGCAAAACATGCCGGTGTTATGAATTATCTGATAAAGCCCGTAAGGGAAAAAGTTCTTATACCCGCAGTAGAGATGGCTCTTGCCAAAAGTCTTGAAATCAGAAGTATGAAAAATAAAATGACTAAAATGGAAGAAGATACCAAAAATGCTAAAATAATAGAAAGAGCCAAATATTTACTGGCATCTTCCTCAGATATTTCCGAAAAGGAAGCTTATGAAAAACTGAGAAAGCTGAGTATGGACAAAAGATGCTCCATGGCAAAAATTGCCGAATCTATCCTGAGTCAGGATTCTGCAAAGGCTTTTACCGAAAAAGCCAAGGTTTACCTGATGAAAAAGTATGAACTATCAGAACAGGCCGCCTATCTGCGCATAAAACGGCTAAGCAGCGAAAAGAAACTTTCACTCTCTGAAGCGGCAGCTGAAATATTAAATAATGCAGGAAAGTAG
- a CDS encoding NAD/NADP-dependent octopine/nopaline dehydrogenase family protein, translating into MKKKKIAILGGGNGSHMMAVDMKVKGHEVRMYEMPEFKENVTQLFNTQTIEVSGIMKEKVKVDMVTDDIKKAVDGADYILVVTPAFAHKGYAELLKGNVVENQIIVVFPGAFAALIFKNILGSDSCPVIADANNLPYDARLTSPCKVTLFGRNKINIAFLPAEKGAELIDMLREDLFPFEKIYTDVLECGLGIVNPALHSGPCLLNISNIESPHVDFYLYEHGFTPSAAKIDIVLDNERKAVGKQLGYHLTPIEDFSGLNEGYTWEELYRATHGAISLTPISGPNDINNRYLTEDAPFGLVPWSSLGKAIGIPTPTIDAVISLYNIIHETDWRERGSTVKDLGLEGMDLESIKKYVKTGKK; encoded by the coding sequence ATGAAAAAGAAAAAAATCGCAATTTTAGGCGGAGGAAACGGAAGTCATATGATGGCTGTCGATATGAAAGTAAAAGGACATGAAGTTCGTATGTATGAAATGCCGGAATTTAAGGAGAATGTTACACAGTTATTTAATACACAGACTATAGAAGTTTCTGGTATAATGAAAGAAAAAGTCAAAGTAGATATGGTCACAGATGACATCAAAAAAGCCGTAGACGGAGCTGACTATATTCTTGTGGTAACCCCTGCCTTTGCCCATAAAGGCTATGCGGAACTTTTAAAAGGAAATGTAGTCGAGAATCAGATTATTGTAGTTTTTCCCGGTGCATTTGCCGCATTAATATTCAAAAATATACTTGGCAGCGACAGCTGTCCGGTTATTGCCGATGCCAATAATCTGCCTTATGATGCAAGACTGACTTCACCGTGTAAAGTAACTCTTTTTGGAAGAAACAAAATAAATATTGCATTCCTGCCGGCTGAAAAAGGAGCAGAGCTTATTGATATGCTGAGGGAAGATTTGTTTCCTTTTGAAAAAATTTACACTGATGTTCTGGAATGCGGCTTGGGAATTGTGAATCCCGCACTGCATTCAGGTCCGTGCCTTTTAAATATAAGTAATATAGAATCACCGCATGTGGACTTCTATCTGTATGAGCACGGATTTACACCTTCAGCTGCGAAAATAGATATTGTTCTGGATAATGAAAGAAAAGCCGTAGGAAAACAGCTTGGTTATCACCTTACTCCTATCGAGGATTTCAGCGGTCTAAACGAAGGCTACACATGGGAAGAGCTTTACAGGGCTACACACGGAGCTATTTCACTTACTCCTATTTCAGGACCAAATGATATAAATAACCGTTATCTTACTGAAGATGCCCCTTTCGGTCTGGTTCCATGGAGCAGTCTGGGGAAGGCCATAGGTATTCCCACACCTACTATTGATGCAGTAATCAGTCTTTATAATATAATACACGAAACCGACTGGAGAGAAAGAGGCTCTACTGTAAAGGATCTCGGGCTTGAAGGCATGGATCTGGAAAGCATAAAAAAATATGTAAAAACCGGAAAAAAATAG
- a CDS encoding TIGR02206 family membrane protein has protein sequence MNPAYSFSYYNYEHIINLILCLVLGLIILGFPKYTKINVNKFGTVLGYLILFLKIFETIYRIKYEHFTLPESLPLHFCNFTMIICGLYLITKSNILFNITYFFSFGAVMALILPGVNTYYHQLFFVLFMVSHATVVIAMLYGFIWLKSKPTFSGMTVSIITVLILFLTSYLYNNKFGTNFMFLKVYIVPFLDFIKPFSLYIGILITAFILIIILLYIPFRKNKRG, from the coding sequence ATGAATCCAGCATATTCTTTTTCGTATTACAATTATGAACATATTATAAACCTTATTCTTTGTTTAGTTTTGGGACTTATAATTCTCGGATTTCCAAAATATACAAAAATAAATGTAAATAAATTTGGTACTGTACTTGGTTATCTTATTTTATTTTTGAAAATTTTTGAAACTATATACAGAATAAAATATGAGCACTTTACACTGCCCGAATCGCTGCCGCTGCATTTCTGCAATTTTACAATGATAATATGCGGTCTTTATCTTATTACAAAAAGTAATATCCTGTTTAATATTACTTATTTTTTTAGTTTCGGTGCCGTTATGGCCCTGATACTTCCCGGCGTTAATACTTATTATCATCAGCTGTTTTTTGTGCTGTTTATGGTTAGTCATGCTACTGTAGTAATTGCTATGCTGTACGGTTTTATATGGTTAAAATCAAAGCCGACATTCAGTGGAATGACGGTTTCTATTATTACGGTACTTATTCTCTTTCTGACTTCATATTTATATAACAACAAATTTGGAACGAATTTTATGTTCTTAAAAGTATACATCGTTCCTTTTCTTGATTTTATAAAACCATTTAGTCTTTATATTGGAATACTTATAACCGCTTTTATTTTGATAATCATTTTATTATACATCCCTTTTAGAAAAAATAAAAGGGGATAA